In the Drosophila gunungcola strain Sukarami unplaced genomic scaffold, Dgunungcola_SK_2 000001F, whole genome shotgun sequence genome, one interval contains:
- the LOC128262657 gene encoding protein gurken, with the protein MMRFPFTRIFKVIFVLSTIVAVTDCCSSRILLLREHTLKIVQHQHSHMHEHAHELQQQIQETAVELFNRLELQSKQLEASAQEAAEQLHPETDLKPDMDSQLYEQPVEETTGEVEPARAADILDASTATWLTSDSSTPTTAPKTVTTPATVTHTGEPPPDDQSSSSPPESSTPAPATDRESIQSKETEIQMLPCSGAYNTSFCLNGGTCFQHPMVNNTVFHSCLCVNDYDGERCAYKNWNGDYLYSPIAQRKVRMAHIVFSFPVLIMLSSLYMLFAAVFILRNVPDYRRKQQQLHLHKQRFFVRC; encoded by the exons ATGATGCGATTCCCATTTACTCGgatatttaaagtaattttcgTGCTCTCAACAATTGTCGCCGTCACAG ATTGTTGTTCGAGCCGGATCTTACTGCTCCGAGAGCATACGCTTAAAATTGTGCAGCATCAGCACAGCCATATGCACGAGCATGCGCACGAGTTGCAGCAGCAGATCCAGGAAACAGCGGTTGAGTTGTTCAACCGTCTTGAGCTCCAGAGCAAACAGCTTGAGGCTTCGGCCCAAGAGGCAGCAGAGCAGCTGCATCCCGAGACGGATCTTAAGCCGGACATGGACAGCCAACTGTATGAACAACCAGTTGAGGAGACCACTGGGGAAGTGGAACCTGCACGGGCAGCGGATATCCTCGATGCCAGTACTGCAACCTGGTTGACCAGCGATAGCAGCACTCCAACCACCGCCCCCAAGACAGTGACAACGCCCGCAACCGTAACACACACAGGAGAACCGCCACCCGACGACCAGAGCTCGTCCAGTCCGCCCGAGTCGAGCACACCCGCGCCAGCAACAGACAGGGAATCGATCCAGAGCAAAGAGACCGAGATTCAGATGCTGCCCTGCAGCGGGGCGTACAACACTAGCTTCTGTCTCAATGGGGGCACCTGCTTCCAGCATCCGATGGTCAACAACACAGTGTTTCACTCCTGCCTCTGCGTGAACGACTACGATGGAGAAAGATGCGCCTACAAGAACTGGAATG GTGACTACCTCTACTCGCCAATAGCTCAGCGGAAGGTCCGGATGGCGCACATCGTTTTCTCCTTTCCCGTGCTCATCATGCTGTCGTCGCTCTACATGCTCTTCGCAGCCGTTTTCATACTCCGGAATGTGCCGGATTATCGCcggaagcagcagcaactacaCCTGCACAAGCAGCGCTTTTTTGTCAGATGCTGA
- the LOC128262659 gene encoding uncharacterized protein LOC128262659, producing the protein MEEQQQAAPPKKRSHSEYHDPDYQQTEVPGREQDDHKDSFESSDRLKAKQQQAASPRKRRHSEYHDPDYHQTVLPSQDQDDPSDGEVFTSAQGKRPKVEQQVPPPPCDKFRRIRKLLRLEFQREISQKVEQLAEIDRRLMQGRQLLDRLRYQVVREYYQKQQVPLTAADVAKVRGDSLFGDDLSAPQLPLHPAIKKIVGKRPVPIQNHLPERTAATLAKQTIRLRNPAHRRAERRRQRKIKDQGIVTDHSKDQQEQQPPPSISIKLEDEQPCTSRQAYEKQLELNASRLNNKNKFNFVVGNTSKYIGEGSREKSNGEQALIYKWLAYVQGKGLPQPLGSYIKKVRFQLHHSYRPNDIVDVHSPPFQITRRGWGEFPMRIQLFFQEHLKQKPVQLMHTVVLDKTMCGLHTMGAETTVEIWLRAEKAMTKRKSVKPVTTSKLSPAKPAPPAPAIPLFEHPLPASPVESCKPRTISITQNKEELDDNLFAGINKIEMSDDIEQIEPTVLVSEPLKLSYSPRKQPPSPATPPRPQLRLNATPVSASRPSVVYLPVNGRSPRQESLPERQRHEFSSVNPSQRASQESSPDRPNIKPVRNGHHQGKKNVVIQRAGKLYIIDPFQRKLKQAAKQQSLLKPQLSLLKPPSMKRWHLLQCMQHDHGYANMSGEVEERPVMSHSAAQLVETPLQTRPRRLEHIFASSHFQGMRSAVEFLLRRLPLAATDQKKEYNFTCTTLDEFHQQTALKQRCFEFMRARLLRRCLLQHHKLQQLDGSGKEHYWSLREIVVFARVHGYTPPLKMVLPSEDRKRKQKLGAEEQLAQRVQEQLKGGPHQLISAFSSLSSGNRLDAWIAKQTQRLRGHDQKMRDKEFIDVLGVDKPHSQDTRETQLTSRSLQVVNNRHLLYLPPPKHLESALQLVQEMCKDINITLEPEESPPGVSQPVALTVLGHVLRTFVERLLRRSLAAKLQQESLDQLATTAINAPVYLQPQDIGRVIVQSSELDFLGNTHLGVSPLDPQS; encoded by the exons ATGGAGGAGCAGCAACAGGCGGCTCCGCCAAAGAAGCGCAGTCACAGCGAGTACCACGATCCGGATTATCAGCAAACGGAGGTTCCTGGCCGGGAACAGGATGATCACAAAGACTCTTTCGAAAGCTCCGATCGCCTCAAGGCTAAGCAGCAACAGGCAGCTTCGCCAAGGAAGCGCAGACACAGCGAGTACCACGATCCGGACTACCATCAAACGGTGCTTCCTAGCCAGGATCAGGATGATCCCAGTGACGGAGAGGTGTTCACCTCTGCCCAAGGAAAGCGACCCAAAGTGGAGCAACAGGTGCCGCCGCCGCCCTGTGACAAATTCCGGCGCATCCGCAAACTCCTGCGTCTGGAGTTCCAGCGCGAAATCAGCCAGAAAGTTGAGCAGCTGGCCGAGATCGATCGACGGCTGATGCAGGGACGCCAGCTGCTGGACAGGCTGCGATACCAGGTGGTCAGAGAGTACTACCAGAAGCAACAGGTTCCCCTCACCGCAGCCGACGTGGCCAAGGTGCGTGGTGACAGCCTGTTTGGGGACGACCTTTCCGCCCCTCAGTTGCCTCTGCACCCGGCCATCAAGAAAATCGTTGGCAAGCGACCAGTTCCCATCCAGAATCACCTGCCAGAGCGCACGGCGGCCACCTTGGCCAAGCAAACCATCAGGCTGAGGAACCCGGCTCATCGACGAGCGGAGAGAAGGCGACAGCGGAAGATCAAGGATCAGGGCATCGTGACCGATCACTCCAAGGATCAGCAAGAGCAGCAGCCTCCGCCTTCCATTTCGATAAAACTCGAGGATGAGCAGCCTTGCACCAGTCGACAGGCCTACGAAAAGCAACTGGAGCTGAATGCCTCGCGGCTTAACAACAAGAATAAGTTCAACTTTGTGGTGGGAAACACTTCCAAGTACATTGGTGAAGGTTCCCGAGAGAAATCCAATGGCGAACAAGCTTTGATCTACAAGTGGTTGGCCTATGTGCAGGGCAAAGGGCTACCACAACCACTTGGTTCTTACATTAAAAAG GTGCGCTTTCAGCTGCATCATTCCTACCGCCCCAACGACATTGTGGACGTGCATAGTCCTCCGTTTCAGATAACACGCCGAGGCTGGGGCGAGTTTCCTATGCGCATTCAGTTGTTCTTCCAAGAGCACTTAAAACAGAAGCCCGTACAGCTTATGCACACGGTGGTGCTGGACAAAACTATGTGTGGTTTGCACACGATGGGTGCCGAGACTACTGTGGAAATCTGGCTGAGAGCAGAAAAGGCAATGACGAAAAGGAAAAGTGTAAAGCCCGTGACTACTTCAAAGCTTTCACCTGCAAAACCTGCTCCTCCTGCGCCGGCTATTCCTCTTTTCGAGCATCCACTGCCTGCATCTCCGGTGGAGTCCTGCAAGCCACGCACCATTTCCATCACCCAAAACAAGGAGGAATTGGATGACAATTTGTTTGCGGGcattaacaaaattgaaatgagCGACGACATTGAGCAAATTGAACCCACGGTGCTGGTCTCGGAGCCGCTGAAGTTAAGCTACAGTCCCAGAAAACAGCCGCCCAGTCCAGCCACCCCGCCCAGGCCTCAGCTGCGATTAAATGCAACTCCCGTCAGCGCCTCTCGACCTTCGGTGGTCTATCTACCAGTGAATGGCAGAAGTCCGAGGCAAGAATCTTTGCCAGAGAGGCAGCGTCATGAGTTTTCGTCAGTGAATCCGTCGCAGAGGGCGTCTCAGGAATCATCGCCCGATCGGCCAAACATTAAGCCTGTGCGCAATGGCCATCACCAGGGCAAGAAGAATGTTGTGATCCAGCGAGCAGGCAAGCTGTATATCATTGATCCCTTCCAGCGGAAACTTAAGCAGGCTGCAAAGCAGCAATCGCTACTGAAGCCACAATTAAGTCTCCTCAAACCGCCGTCGATGAAACGCTGGCATTTGCTGCAGTGCATGCAGCATGATCACGGGTATGCGAACATGAGCGGGGAGGTGGAGGAAAGGCCAGTGATGTCCCACAGTGCTGCTCAGCTGGTTGAAACTCCTCTGCAGACGAGACCCCGTAGGCTAGAGCATATATTTGCAAGTTCGCACTTCCAGGGCATGCGTAGTGCCGTTGAGTTCCTGTTGCGACGACTGCCGCTAGCAGCGACCGATCAGAAGAAGGAATATAACTTCACGTGTACAACCCTCGACGAATTTCATCAGCAAACTGCTCTAAAGCAACGATGCTTTGAGTTCATGCGGGCACGACTCCTGCGCCGCTGTTTATTGCAACACCACAAGCTGCAGCAACTGGATGGCAGTGGGAAGGAGCACTACTGGAGCCTGCGAGAAATAGTGGTATTCGCCAGGGTCCATGGTTACACGCCGCCACTCAAAATGGTTTTGCCCAGCGAGGATAGGAAACGAAAGCAGAAACTGGGGGCAGAGGAGCAACTGGCTCAGCGGGTGCAGGAGCAGCTAAAGGGCGGGCCACACCAGCTAATCTCGGCCTTCAGTAGTCTCAGCTCTGGCAATAGGCTGGATGCTTGGATAGCCAAGCAAACGCAAAGGCTACGTGGTCACGACCAGAAGATGCGGGATAAAGAGTTTATCGATGTGTTGGGCGTGGACAAGCCCCATTCGCAAGACACCAGGGAAACTCAGTTAACAAGTAGATCCCTCCAAGTGGTGAACAATCGCCATCTGCTTTATTTACCCCCACCGAAGCATTTGGAATCCGCCTTGCAGCTGGTCCAGGAAATGTGCAAGGACATCAACATCACGCTGGAGCCGGAGGAATCTCCTCCTGGTGTCTCACAGCCAGTGGCCCTCACTGTGCTTGGGCATGTGCTTCGCACATTTGTGGAAAGATTGCTACGCCGCTCCTTGGCCGCCAAGCTGCAACAGGAGTCCTTGGATCAGCTGGCTACGACGGCGATCAATGCTCCTGTCTACCTGCAACCCCAGGACATCGGACGCGTCATTGTCCAGAGCTCCGAGCTGGACTTCCTGGGAAACACCCACTTGGGAGTTTCTCCTCTGGACCCCCAATCCTAA
- the LOC128262652 gene encoding A-kinase anchor protein 200 isoform X1 — translation MGKAQSKRSIDITTDPKKVGEGDEVAGKVEKIDVDQKTDAPAVNGDAATPKEGGDEAAATGEKKETEEHSENDKDLTTEKSAAAAEGGDAAAETAKGEEGSPKEGAAAAGEDITPLADESIKSKSKKDKVKKKWSFRSISFGKKDKQKPAKSEEAVSPTSGTTSPTTAEAEAAPAADAAPTEATNGEAEKTAETAAAEPTKETASKDEAKPAENGSASEQEKQANGEAEKASPAPTTVEEAAQPKPAEEPATTTATESNTAATTTATEEVPVKESQPEPEVVTNGHGAGDGEALTNGSSNGLAESPVAETAPAVDNIPSNVDDEQPHQNGTNGTTTPPPTPVAVETEKGQQIEVNNHTRTDSTTHNNNNSKNFTVNTSTTTTTTTKKTTTEITENTALKTISTETERTCTGTVTETVVSAAELVQTQTILTKTTNTILPTSHTQASIEAVTTTTSQAEEEVVAAIIKAVSSELEAETETETEAEGFVVVAPVSPEVEVPVSISPVAFVAEVPGVETESVAEVAKLETESVAEVAKVETESVTEVPKVETEAAAEVPEVESQSSILETRSSSPPPPLPKSPPPSRVSAFVLSDEVIEEQVTPNNTPEVNRDEIEQQAMSIVAEITEQAAVILTEKEKQEEDSELEESVPVDVEEIAAVTADAAAFRVEVEEEVSSVKNEEETAPSQTAEIISSTHPDVVQETNVQQPTSDEEEYVPVPAFIDPADLKETVAVTQETLTDQEEAVEEAAIKDQVETHQEETSEQETSDQEAISEDAHSDNDKENDNGNDLVGNIISDLDAPITKAVGELLLAELDVRPTEQEGESNNKVDLAKDLKEKNAAADVTTQEQLPVTCE, via the exons ATGGGTAAAGCTCAGAGCAAGCGTTCAATCGACATCACCACCGATCCCAAGAAGGTCGGCGAGGGGGATGAGGTGGCCGGCAAGGTGGAGAAGATTGATGTGGACCAGAAGACGGACGCACCGGCGGTGAACGGTGATGCTGCCACGCCCAAAGAAGGAGGCGATGAAGCAGCGGCGACGGGAGAG AAAAAGGAAACGGAGGAACATTCTGAGAACGACAAAGATCTGACCACCGAAAAGAGTGCCGCAGCTGCTGAAGGTGGAGATGCGGCTGCTGAAACGGCGAAGGGCGAGGAGGGTTCTCCCAAGGAGGGAGCAGCTGCCGCTGGCGAGGATATCACCCCGCTGGCCGATGAAAGCAtcaagtccaagtccaagaAGGATAAGGTCAAAAAGAAGTGGTCCTTCCGCAGCATCTCCTTTGGCAAGAAGGACAAACAGAAGCCTGCCAAGTCGGAGGAGGCGGTCTCCCCCACCTCTGGTACAACGTCGCCCACGACGGCCGAAGCAGAAGCTGCTCCAGCTGCGGATGCAGCTCCAACGGAGGCCACAAACGGCGAGGCCGAAAAGACAGCCGAG ACTGCCGCTGCTGAGCCCACCAAAGAGACTGCGTCCAAGGATGAGGCGAAGCCCGCCGAGAATGGATCGGCGAGCGAGCAGGAGAAACAGGCCAACGGGGAAGCCGAGAAGGCGTCGCCAGCACCAACAACAGTTGAGGAAGCGGCACAGCCCAAGCCCGCCGAGGAACCAGCCACTACCACTGCCACCGAGTCGAACACTGCTGCCACCACCACTGCCACCGAAGAAGTTCCCGTGAAAGAGAGCCAGCCAGAACCGGAAGTGGTTACCAATGGACATGGAGCCGGGGATGGAGAGGCGCTTACCAATGGATCAAGCAATGGACTGGCCGAATCTCCAGTGGCCGAGACAGCACCGGCAGTTGACAACATTCCAAGCAACGTTGATGACGAGCAGCCGCACCAGAATGGCACCAATGGCACTACCACGCCCCCGCCCACTCCCGTGGCCGTCGAGACCGAGAAGGGACAGCAAATTGAGGTAAACAACCACACAAGAACAGACAGCACtacacacaacaacaacaacagcaaaaactTCACTGTAAATACaagtacaacaacaacaacaacaaccaaaaaaacaacaaccgaAATCACAGAAAACACAGCACTAAAAACAATAAGTACAGAAACCGAAAGAACTTGCACAGGCACTGTGACCGAGACCGTTGTATCAGCCGCAGAGTTAGTTCAGACCCAAACAATCCTAACCAAAACAACCAACACGATCCTTCCCACCTCCCACACGCAGGCCAGCATTGAAGCAGTTACCACGACCACTAGCCAGGCGGAGGAGGAAGTTGTGGCGGCGATCATCAAGGCGGTTAGCAGCGAGCTTGAAGCCGAAACGGAGACTGAGACGGAGGCTGAGGGATTCGTGGTTGTTGCTCCTGTGTCCCCCGAAGTTGAAGTACCCGTTTCCATTTCCCCTGTTGCATTCGTGGCAGAAGTTCCCGGAGTTGAAACCGAATCCGTGGCCGAGGTTGCCAAACTCGAAACTGAATCCGTGGCCGAGGTTGCCAAAGTTGAAACTGAATCCGTGACTGAGGTTCCTAAAGTGGAAACGGAGGCTGCTGCTGAAGTTCCCGAAGTTGAATCCCAATCCTCTATCTTGGAGACCAGGAGCAGCAGTCCGCCACCTCCGTTGCCCAAATCCCCGCCTCCATCTCGAGTCTCTGCCTTTGTCCTTTCCGATGAAGTTATCGAGGAGCAGGTAACCCCCAACAACACCCCCGAAGTAAACCGTGATGAGATCGAGCAGCAGGCCATGAGCATTGTGGCTGAGATCACCGAACAGGCGGCAGTAATTCTCACGGAAAAGGAGAAACAAGAGGAGGATTCCGAACTAGAGGAGTCTGTTCCTGTAGATGTTGAAGAGATCGCCGCCGTCACCGCTGACGCCGCCGCCTTCAGGGTTGAAGTTGAGGAGGAAGTTTCTTCAGTTAAAAACGAGGAAGAAACAGCTCCCTCTCAAACGGCTGAGATCATTTCTTCTACGCACCCGGATGTTGTCCAGGAAACTAATGTACAACAACCAACATCCGACGAAGAAGAATATGTGCCAGTTCCAGCTTTCATTGATCCTGCGGATCTGAAGGAAACTGTTGCTGTCACACAAGAGACCCTTACTGATCAAGAGGAGGCTGTTGAGGAGGCGGCAATTAAGGATCAAGTTGAAACCCACCAAGAAGAAACCTCCGAACAAGAAACATCAGACCAAGAAGCCATATCTGAGGATGCGCATAGCGATAACGATAAGGAGAACGATAACGGAAACGACCTGGTCGGAAACATAATTAGCGATCTGGATGCCCCGATCACCAAAGCAGTTGGCGAACTCCTCCTGGCAGAATTGGATGTGAGACCCACGGAACAGGAGGGCGAGAGCAACAACAAG GTGGATCTCGCCAAGGATCTGAAGGAGAAGAATGCCGCGGCAGACGTTACAACACAGGAACAACTGCCCGTTACATGCGAATAA
- the LOC128262652 gene encoding A-kinase anchor protein 200 isoform X2, with protein sequence MGKAQSKRSIDITTDPKKVGEGDEVAGKVEKIDVDQKTDAPAVNGDAATPKEGGDEAAATGEKKETEEHSENDKDLTTEKSAAAAEGGDAAAETAKGEEGSPKEGAAAAGEDITPLADESIKSKSKKDKVKKKWSFRSISFGKKDKQKPAKSEEAVSPTSGTTSPTTAEAEAAPAADAAPTEATNGEAEKTAETAAAEPTKETASKDEAKPAENGSASEQEKQANGEAEKASPAPTTVEEAAQPKPAEEPATTTATESNTAATTTATEEVPVKESQPEPEVVTNGHGAGDGEALTNGSSNGLAESPVAETAPAVDNIPSNVDDEQPHQNGTNGTTTPPPTPVAVETEKGQQIEASIEAVTTTTSQAEEEVVAAIIKAVSSELEAETETETEAEGFVVVAPVSPEVEVPVSISPVAFVAEVPGVETESVAEVAKLETESVAEVAKVETESVTEVPKVETEAAAEVPEVESQSSILETRSSSPPPPLPKSPPPSRVSAFVLSDEVIEEQVTPNNTPEVNRDEIEQQAMSIVAEITEQAAVILTEKEKQEEDSELEESVPVDVEEIAAVTADAAAFRVEVEEEVSSVKNEEETAPSQTAEIISSTHPDVVQETNVQQPTSDEEEYVPVPAFIDPADLKETVAVTQETLTDQEEAVEEAAIKDQVETHQEETSEQETSDQEAISEDAHSDNDKENDNGNDLVGNIISDLDAPITKAVGELLLAELDVRPTEQEGESNNKVDLAKDLKEKNAAADVTTQEQLPVTCE encoded by the exons ATGGGTAAAGCTCAGAGCAAGCGTTCAATCGACATCACCACCGATCCCAAGAAGGTCGGCGAGGGGGATGAGGTGGCCGGCAAGGTGGAGAAGATTGATGTGGACCAGAAGACGGACGCACCGGCGGTGAACGGTGATGCTGCCACGCCCAAAGAAGGAGGCGATGAAGCAGCGGCGACGGGAGAG AAAAAGGAAACGGAGGAACATTCTGAGAACGACAAAGATCTGACCACCGAAAAGAGTGCCGCAGCTGCTGAAGGTGGAGATGCGGCTGCTGAAACGGCGAAGGGCGAGGAGGGTTCTCCCAAGGAGGGAGCAGCTGCCGCTGGCGAGGATATCACCCCGCTGGCCGATGAAAGCAtcaagtccaagtccaagaAGGATAAGGTCAAAAAGAAGTGGTCCTTCCGCAGCATCTCCTTTGGCAAGAAGGACAAACAGAAGCCTGCCAAGTCGGAGGAGGCGGTCTCCCCCACCTCTGGTACAACGTCGCCCACGACGGCCGAAGCAGAAGCTGCTCCAGCTGCGGATGCAGCTCCAACGGAGGCCACAAACGGCGAGGCCGAAAAGACAGCCGAG ACTGCCGCTGCTGAGCCCACCAAAGAGACTGCGTCCAAGGATGAGGCGAAGCCCGCCGAGAATGGATCGGCGAGCGAGCAGGAGAAACAGGCCAACGGGGAAGCCGAGAAGGCGTCGCCAGCACCAACAACAGTTGAGGAAGCGGCACAGCCCAAGCCCGCCGAGGAACCAGCCACTACCACTGCCACCGAGTCGAACACTGCTGCCACCACCACTGCCACCGAAGAAGTTCCCGTGAAAGAGAGCCAGCCAGAACCGGAAGTGGTTACCAATGGACATGGAGCCGGGGATGGAGAGGCGCTTACCAATGGATCAAGCAATGGACTGGCCGAATCTCCAGTGGCCGAGACAGCACCGGCAGTTGACAACATTCCAAGCAACGTTGATGACGAGCAGCCGCACCAGAATGGCACCAATGGCACTACCACGCCCCCGCCCACTCCCGTGGCCGTCGAGACCGAGAAGGGACAGCAAATTGAG GCCAGCATTGAAGCAGTTACCACGACCACTAGCCAGGCGGAGGAGGAAGTTGTGGCGGCGATCATCAAGGCGGTTAGCAGCGAGCTTGAAGCCGAAACGGAGACTGAGACGGAGGCTGAGGGATTCGTGGTTGTTGCTCCTGTGTCCCCCGAAGTTGAAGTACCCGTTTCCATTTCCCCTGTTGCATTCGTGGCAGAAGTTCCCGGAGTTGAAACCGAATCCGTGGCCGAGGTTGCCAAACTCGAAACTGAATCCGTGGCCGAGGTTGCCAAAGTTGAAACTGAATCCGTGACTGAGGTTCCTAAAGTGGAAACGGAGGCTGCTGCTGAAGTTCCCGAAGTTGAATCCCAATCCTCTATCTTGGAGACCAGGAGCAGCAGTCCGCCACCTCCGTTGCCCAAATCCCCGCCTCCATCTCGAGTCTCTGCCTTTGTCCTTTCCGATGAAGTTATCGAGGAGCAGGTAACCCCCAACAACACCCCCGAAGTAAACCGTGATGAGATCGAGCAGCAGGCCATGAGCATTGTGGCTGAGATCACCGAACAGGCGGCAGTAATTCTCACGGAAAAGGAGAAACAAGAGGAGGATTCCGAACTAGAGGAGTCTGTTCCTGTAGATGTTGAAGAGATCGCCGCCGTCACCGCTGACGCCGCCGCCTTCAGGGTTGAAGTTGAGGAGGAAGTTTCTTCAGTTAAAAACGAGGAAGAAACAGCTCCCTCTCAAACGGCTGAGATCATTTCTTCTACGCACCCGGATGTTGTCCAGGAAACTAATGTACAACAACCAACATCCGACGAAGAAGAATATGTGCCAGTTCCAGCTTTCATTGATCCTGCGGATCTGAAGGAAACTGTTGCTGTCACACAAGAGACCCTTACTGATCAAGAGGAGGCTGTTGAGGAGGCGGCAATTAAGGATCAAGTTGAAACCCACCAAGAAGAAACCTCCGAACAAGAAACATCAGACCAAGAAGCCATATCTGAGGATGCGCATAGCGATAACGATAAGGAGAACGATAACGGAAACGACCTGGTCGGAAACATAATTAGCGATCTGGATGCCCCGATCACCAAAGCAGTTGGCGAACTCCTCCTGGCAGAATTGGATGTGAGACCCACGGAACAGGAGGGCGAGAGCAACAACAAG GTGGATCTCGCCAAGGATCTGAAGGAGAAGAATGCCGCGGCAGACGTTACAACACAGGAACAACTGCCCGTTACATGCGAATAA
- the LOC128262652 gene encoding A-kinase anchor protein 200 isoform X3 has product MGKAQSKRSIDITTDPKKVGEGDEVAGKVEKIDVDQKTDAPAVNGDAATPKEGGDEAAATGEKKETEEHSENDKDLTTEKSAAAAEGGDAAAETAKGEEGSPKEGAAAAGEDITPLADESIKSKSKKDKVKKKWSFRSISFGKKDKQKPAKSEEAVSPTSGTTSPTTAEAEAAPAADAAPTEATNGEAEKTAETAAAEPTKETASKDEAKPAENGSASEQEKQANGEAEKASPAPTTVEEAAQPKPAEEPATTTATESNTAATTTATEEVPVKESQPEPEVVTNGHGAGDGEALTNGSSNGLAESPVAETAPAVDNIPSNVDDEQPHQNGTNGTTTPPPTPVAVETEKGQQIEVDLAKDLKEKNAAADVTTQEQLPVTCE; this is encoded by the exons ATGGGTAAAGCTCAGAGCAAGCGTTCAATCGACATCACCACCGATCCCAAGAAGGTCGGCGAGGGGGATGAGGTGGCCGGCAAGGTGGAGAAGATTGATGTGGACCAGAAGACGGACGCACCGGCGGTGAACGGTGATGCTGCCACGCCCAAAGAAGGAGGCGATGAAGCAGCGGCGACGGGAGAG AAAAAGGAAACGGAGGAACATTCTGAGAACGACAAAGATCTGACCACCGAAAAGAGTGCCGCAGCTGCTGAAGGTGGAGATGCGGCTGCTGAAACGGCGAAGGGCGAGGAGGGTTCTCCCAAGGAGGGAGCAGCTGCCGCTGGCGAGGATATCACCCCGCTGGCCGATGAAAGCAtcaagtccaagtccaagaAGGATAAGGTCAAAAAGAAGTGGTCCTTCCGCAGCATCTCCTTTGGCAAGAAGGACAAACAGAAGCCTGCCAAGTCGGAGGAGGCGGTCTCCCCCACCTCTGGTACAACGTCGCCCACGACGGCCGAAGCAGAAGCTGCTCCAGCTGCGGATGCAGCTCCAACGGAGGCCACAAACGGCGAGGCCGAAAAGACAGCCGAG ACTGCCGCTGCTGAGCCCACCAAAGAGACTGCGTCCAAGGATGAGGCGAAGCCCGCCGAGAATGGATCGGCGAGCGAGCAGGAGAAACAGGCCAACGGGGAAGCCGAGAAGGCGTCGCCAGCACCAACAACAGTTGAGGAAGCGGCACAGCCCAAGCCCGCCGAGGAACCAGCCACTACCACTGCCACCGAGTCGAACACTGCTGCCACCACCACTGCCACCGAAGAAGTTCCCGTGAAAGAGAGCCAGCCAGAACCGGAAGTGGTTACCAATGGACATGGAGCCGGGGATGGAGAGGCGCTTACCAATGGATCAAGCAATGGACTGGCCGAATCTCCAGTGGCCGAGACAGCACCGGCAGTTGACAACATTCCAAGCAACGTTGATGACGAGCAGCCGCACCAGAATGGCACCAATGGCACTACCACGCCCCCGCCCACTCCCGTGGCCGTCGAGACCGAGAAGGGACAGCAAATTGAG GTGGATCTCGCCAAGGATCTGAAGGAGAAGAATGCCGCGGCAGACGTTACAACACAGGAACAACTGCCCGTTACATGCGAATAA